In Sphaeramia orbicularis chromosome 10, fSphaOr1.1, whole genome shotgun sequence, the following proteins share a genomic window:
- the LOC115426852 gene encoding tripartite motif-containing protein 16-like: MAQKGVQLDQETFSCSICLDLLKDPVAIPCGHSYCMSCIKTHWDGEAGKNIHSCPQCRQTFTPRPVLVKNTMLADLVEQLKKTGLEPAAADHCYGGAKDVVCDVCTGRKRKAVKSCLVCLVSYCHKHLQPHYESAAFKKHKLVDPLEKLQKNICSRHGEVMKMFCRTDRQCICYLCSVDKHKGHDTVSSAAERTERQTELEVSRQKIQQRIKDKQKDVKALQQEAETISRCADEAVEKNHKILTELIRLMEERRCDVERQIRFKEETEVSRVKELESKLEQELSELRRKDAEMDKLSHTHDHNQFLLQYLSVSKLREDPDSSHIHIHPRSYFEHVTMAVSKLIDKLQLSLTEEWTNISLSITQTQVLLEPEPQTKAEFLQYSREITLDPNTVHERLLLSKKKKRVTVKQKQNYPDHPDRFSGWHQVLSRESLTGRCYWEVEWSGKRIGVAVTYKDIKRKGSSDECRFGNNDKSWALYCDNDSLEFYHNGVSSSVPGPVPFRIGVYLDHTAGILSFYSVSETMTLIHRVQTTFTQPLYAGVGFGFRWGGMFVIVASTAHFPKFH; encoded by the coding sequence ATGGCACAGAAAGGAGTTCAGCTGGATCAGGAAACATTTTCCTGTTCGATCTGTTTGGATCTACTGAAGGATCCGGTGGCTATTCCCTGTGGACACAGCTACTGTATGAGCTGTATTAAAACCCACTGGGATGGAGAGGCTGGGAAGAAcatccacagctgccctcagtGCAGACAGACCTTCACACCCAGGCCTGTCCTGGTCAAAAACACCATGTTGGCAGATTTAgtggaacagctgaagaagactggACTAGAACCTGCTGCTGCTGATCACTGCTACGGTGGAGCTAAAGATGTGGTCTGTGATGTGTGCACTGGGAGGAAACGGAAAGCTGTCAAGTCCTGTCTGGTGTGTTTGGTCTCCTACTGCCACAAACACCTTCAGCCTCATTATGAATCTGCTGCCTTTAAGAAACACAAGCTGGTTGATCCATTGGAGAAACTCCAGAAGAACATCTGCTCTCGTCATGGTGAGGTGATGAAAATGTTCTGCCGCACAGATCGTCAGTGTATCTGTTATCTGTGCTCTGTGGATAAACATAAAGGCCACGACACAGTCTCATCTGCAGCAGAAAGGACTGAGAGGCAGACAGAGCTGGAGGTGAGTCGACAGAAAATCCAGCAGAGaatcaaagacaaacagaaagatgtGAAGGCGCTTCAACAGGAAGCGGAGACCATCAGTCGCTGTGCTGATGAAGCAGTGGAGAAGAACCACAAGATCCTGACTGAGCTGATCCGACTGATGGAGGAAAGAAGGTGTGATGTGGAGCGGCAGATCAGATTCAAGGAGGAAACTGAAGTGAGTCGGGTCAAAGAGCTGGAGTCGAAGCTGGAGCAGGAGCTCAGTGAGCTGAGGAGGAAAGATGCTGAGATGGAcaaactgtcacacacacacgacCACAACCAGTTTCTACTCCAGTATCTATCAGTGTCCAAACTCAGAGAGGATCCAGACTCATCCCACATCCACATCCATCCTCGGAGTTACTTTGAGCATGTGACAATGGCTGTGTCAAAGCTCATAGATAAACTACAGCTCAGTCTGACAGAGGAATGGACCAACATCTCACTGAGCATCACCCAAACACAGGTTCTACTAGAACCGGAACCACAGACCAAAGCAGAATTCTTACAATATTCACGTGAAATcacactggatccaaacacagtgcATGAACGTCTGTTACTGtctaagaagaaaaaaagagtaactgtgaaacaaaaacaaaactatcctGATCATCCAGACAGATTCAGTGGCTGGCATCAGGTCCTGAGCAGAGAGAGTCTGACTGGTCGATGTTACTGGGAAGTGGAGTGGAGTGGGAAGAGAATTGGAGTCGCAGTCACATATAAGGATATTAAGAGAAAAGGATCCTCTGATGAATGTAGATTTGGAAACAATGACAAATCTTGGGctttatattgtgacaatgattCTCTTGAATTCTATCATAATGGTGTCAGTTCTTCTGTCCCAGGTCCAGTTCCCTTCAGAATCGGAGTGTACCTggatcacacagcaggtattctgtccttctacagcgtctctgaaaccatgactctgatccacagagtccagaccacattTACTCAACCTCTTTATGCTGGAGTTGGGTTTGGGTTTCGTTGGGGGGGTATGTTTGTCATTGTTGCATCCACTGCCCACTTTCCTAAATTCCATTAA